The segment CACCGGGTCTTGCTTTCGACCATGCGCCTCAGCCGGGTGGTTTACTCCAGCCAAAACTTCACAACCTTCAGAGAGCGCTTGCGATTACATCGCTCAATTCGCCTTGGTGGGTTGATTACCTCCTGTTGTGGCAACCTGTGAAACGGGTGCTCAAGATGGCAATTTTGGGCATGTGTGCTCCTAGGTGTCGGTTTGGAATGTTGACCTGCTACGAAGCCGAGTCGCTGACTCAAGAAAAAGTTGAGCGATTTTGTTCGCAGATTCAGAAAACGATTCACAAATGGTCTGCCTCATGAGCTTTGCCCTGACTGCCATAGTTCAGAGAATAGGCTTCGGATTTTTGCTCTGCCTCGAATGCTCGCATCCGTTCATTCATGTTTTGAATAAAATTGCGGAGAAAGGTCTTGAGTCTGGGTGTAGTGTGTTGAGATTCCACACCTTTTGCTAGAAATCGACCCACTTGATTGCGATGAAAAATGCGCCATTCCTTCATCACTTCCCATAAGGTAAGTTTTAGGGATTCGAGTTGCGCTTTTTGTGCAGGCGGCATTTGAGCACAAATTGTGTCAAATGGAGCATGTGTCTGACAAGACTCTAAGATTGCAGCCAGTTCCGGTAGGAGAAAAGAGCGGGATGCTCTTACTTTCTCCAGGTACGGGCTTGACTCAGACGTAAAGCCGAAAAACTCATCCAGAAAAGGAACCAAAAATCCTGTGACACCAGGCGTGCTTTTACGTTCTGAAAGCTTAATTGCAGGAGTAAATTGAGCGATCGCGAGTGCTTCTTTAGGGATGTCTTGGTTTGCTTCTAAGTGCTGCGTCAACGCTTCGATCGACCATCGAATCATCACCGCTAAACAATCTGCCACTCTTTCAGGAGATTGATGTGTGACGAAAGCGTTCAGGGCTGTTTCAGCCCAGGCACAAATTCGCCGACCCACAATTTCAGAGTACAGAAATATCTTGAGAAATTCGCAATACATCTGTCGATGCTGAACATTCTCGTGATTGCAAAACTGCATCGCAGATTGTGCTAACCGAGTTCGCTGATGCAGAATTAAGCGATCGATATTGTGAAGTTCCTCCAACGGATCGGTATAAATCGGCAGATCGGACAGGTTACAGGAAAAGTTGCAGTAAACCAGCGCGGTGAGCGAGGTGGATGCTTCAATTCCCAAGCGCTTTGCGACGACTGTCCAGAGCGTCGATAGCTTTTCTGGAAATTGAATTGACTGCTCACTGACGATCGGGGTGGCTGCTAGCTTTTCAGGATCTTTTTCGATATAAGGGCGACGAAATCCTAATGCTAAATAGGTCAGCAGAGCAAGATAAGCCGCTAATTGGTTGGGATTATCCGTGATGTCAGGATGAAAGTCTTGCAAGAACGAATTGATCGCGGCTCTTGGATCTGCCTCTGCGGCTAAAATTTGCGGCAGTTGATCTCTGACAAATTGGCGATCGCAGGCTGAAATCAGGCGATGCTCTGCAATAAAAGGCCACCGCTCTCCCCACTTTGTATTGAATTGAGAGAGGCTCGCTAGAGTTTCTGATACACCTTGATTGGTTGCTACAGTGACTTGCATGGTTCGACGGCACCTAAATAATGTTCAGTTTGACAATAACCTCGTGCAAAAGACCTAGCTCTTTGCGGATAAACGAGAGGGTTGAACCGAACCGTGTGAAGCTGCTGCTGGAATTCGCAAAGCCTTGAGCGATGCATAATAGTGATCGGCTTCACGGCGTTTGTTGGAAGCTTTAGCATTTTGATGGTTAACCCAAGCTCTTTGAATCAAGCAAAAGCTTGCATGTGAATAAATCCATGCCCCAAAATGCAGCCAGGATAAGAACCAAGGCACACGTTTACCGATTGGAGTTACGATCGCAAGCCCGCCACAGGGTAAATTTCTGGTGTGGCGAATGTAGCTCTGCGTTTGGTAAGTCTGCATCCAAACTTGAACCATTCTTGGAACCATCTCGATCGCGCTGCCGCGTCCCGGACAGGATCGATTGCTGGCAACACCAAAAATAAACGTTTGTCCAAGCCAGTTTTTAGCTTGCCAGCGCTGCCAATTGTATTGAAGCGCATCTTTGCCAAAAATATCAGTTCGACGGTGATAGTTTACGTAATTGAGGCTGTATAGACAGGTATTATCATTGCTAGGTCTTGTCGATCGCGTGAATAACGGATATAACCTCAATGCTTCATAAAAAGCGAGTGCAAATTCATCCAAACTTGTCGGAGTTGGGGCATGTTGTGCGAGAGCGATCACCGTATGTGCAAAGCCCTCGCTCAGTTCATCCACACTCGAAACAATGAGTGCAAAGATCACCTCATGAATGTTAGTAAAAGTTTCCTGCAACTCTATTTCCTGCAACTCTAATTGAGGGTTGAGTCCTAGCTTCACAGCATCAGCCACTAATGCGATCGCATTTCGCCTAGATTTTATATCAACTGTTTCCCTGTTCTTGACGACCATCAAGATGTTATGAGCCGCTTTGACTACAAGATCGGGGTTAGGGCAGGCTCTAGCAAAAAACGCAAACCAAACTTCATCCAAGACCGCACCAAAAGCAGAATCTCGAATCGAGCAAACAGGATAAGCTGGTAGATTCGATGCCCAGTAAGCTTTGAGGCGATTTTCAAACCCCTGTTTACAGTTGCTCTCAAGGACTTTAGAAACCTGTTTTGCTAGCGAAGAAATCGCTTCAAACTGAGGATCTTCTGAATCAATGTTTTCTAGAAAACGATGACCAACGGGAGACATGGAATAGAAAAGGCGATTTTGCCGAGGATCTTTCGATCGATTCATCGCAGATTTAGACAGATACACATTCACAATGTCCTTGACAGGACATTGTGTTAAATCCTTTACTTCCATAAGTGCTGTCGTGTCGTTAGGGATAAGACTATTGAAGCAATCCAATCGATCGAACTGCTTCCATTGCTTCTGACGTTAGAGATCGCTTCACGTTGCAACGAAACTATAGCCTGAGTGCTTTAGCCTCTAGAGCAGCAGTAGAAAATGACGGTAGAAAATTGCTATTTAAGCCCCCTATACTCACTTGAACGAAGTGAGCTATCGAATAGGCTTGATTTAGGTAGATACACTATGTAGTTATAGAAACTTTCTAGCATTAGTCTTCAGACTTTGTAAAGCCTGAAGACTATTAGGACACTTAGTATGTGATACCGCAAAGTAGAATAATAACAATCACATCAGGCTTGCCCTTGAAGAGGCAAAAAATGTTTCTCTAAAAGGTTAAATTAAAGACGCAAGCTATTAAACAATGGTACAAATCGAGGAGAATACTGGTTCGTTTTTGTAAGAAAAGAAACAATTATTTCGGCAGAAAATCAGCAATTATAGTGACTGTTGTTGACTATACATCCACTGGGGTAAATTACCTTGTAAAAACTGCTCTTCTTCGGGGGTTGATTGTCGATTTAATGCGCGATTACGATGTGGAAATCTGCCGAAGTGCTGAATGACTTTATGGTGTTGTTGTGCTTCAGGATCAACTTGAGCGAGTTGCTGCTTGACCTTCTCACTCAACCAGTTCTGAGTCAGTACTTCTTGGGCAAACTGCTGACTTAAGTGCAGAGAGCGTTCCTGAGTTTCTTTGTTTTCTGAATGGCTCAGGCAAATGAGAACCATAAATTGATGACTCAGACAAATCGGAGAAGCTAAGCCCATGTCACCCAGAGGGGTAGATTCGAGAAAACGATTCGCCCAAAAAAGTGCTTGCTCATCAAAAGCAAATGCTCTTGCAGTCCGCCGAAAGCAACCTCTAGTAATTTGATCGTAGAGGATTACTCTGGCGAGTTGTCCCTCAAGTGTATCCGTCCAGGTTTCTGTCTCCGGCGATACTGAATCCCACAGGGATTGCTGTATATCGTCTTCTTTGCCCCCAAACCAACGATCGAAGGAGTCGTTTAGATTCGGTAACTGAGCAAGAACGGCATTCGAGGGACAGTATTCAAACCAGTAGTTCAGAACTTGATGCATTGATGTAGGCTGGTTCATGTTCTACCTGCTTGAACTATTGGGGTTAAATTGTACCTTGAACGCTTCCCCTTCAGGAGCATAGTGATTGAGTTGTGTTCCTTGGTTGGGTCTGGATTTCGACTTCACTCAACTCACACATCCCTCGGATTTTGAGCGTTGAGCAAAGTCGAAATGCAATGACTCAATCGTTTCCCTCGTGAAAAACCAATGTTACTCTACTTGACTAATCCAGCTTTCAGTTGATTCTTTGCTTCTGTCAAAGCTTCGGATAACTTACTTGCATCTCGTCCACCTGCTTGTGCAAGATTTGGACGACCGCCGCCACCGCCACCGCAGATTTTCGCGATCGCGCCGACTAATTTTCCAGCTTGCATTCCCTGCTTGACAACAGCCGGACTAAAGGCAGCCACAAAGCTGACTTTTCCGGCTTCTGGGACAGATCCTAAAACGACTGCTCCTTCACCCATCTTCTGCAACAATTGCTCGGCTGCTTTTTGTAAAGAAGCGGGATCAACAGCTTCTAACTGAGAAACAAGCACTTTGAAGTCGCCAACAGTGTCAACTTCAGCCAGAAGTTGATCAGCTTTCGCGATCGCTAATTGTCCCTTAACGGCTTCGAGTTGCTTCTGAGTGTTTTTAAGCTCGGTTTGTAGAGCAGTAATGCGATCGGGAATCTCTTCAGGCTTCGACTTAAAGCGATCGCTCAAATCTTTCACTACACTGTCTCGAACATTCAAATATTCCAGCACCGATGCTCCAGAAATTGCTTCAATCCGACGAATCCCCGCTGCAACGCCCGTTTCAGACACAATCTTGAAGAGTCCAATTTCAGCGGTGTTCGCAACGTGAGTTCCGCCACAAAGTTCCATCGAAACGCCAGGAAAATCGATGACACGAACTTCATCGCCATACTTTTCACCAAACATTGCGATCGCACCTTTTGCTTTAGCATCGGCAATCGGCATGACTGCAATCTCAGCTTGATGACCTTCTGCAATCCAGGTATTGATCTGTTCTTCAATTTGCTGAATTTGCTCTGAGGTGAGTGGCTTGGAATAGTTGAAATCGAATCTTAAGCGATCGAAGTCTACTAGCGATCCAGCTTGAGAAATGCCTTCATCGACAATCTTCCGCAGTGCCGCTTGAAGTAGGTGCGTTGCAGAGTGATTTGCAGCCGCTCGACGACGACACGAGAGATCAATTTGCGCCGTGACTTTATCGCCAGATCGAACTGTGCCACGCTCAACTCGTCCAAAGTGAACAAAGAAAGCCGATTCTTTCTTCACATCTTCGACTCGAATCACCAGATCCTCGCCAGAGAGATAACCGCGATCGCCAATCTGTCCGCCCGATTCTGCATAGAACGGAGTCTGATTTAAGATCACCTGAACGTCTGTACCCGCTTCGACTCGATCAACAGGTTCACCATTGACTAACAAGAGTTGAATTTCAGCTTGAGTAGAAGGTTGCTTGTAGCCTAGAAACTCAGTGCCTTGTAAGTTTTCAGCTAAGGTATCTAAGGTTCCTTGAACGGTTAAATCAATGGTTTTGTGAGCATCGCGACCGCGTTGGCGTTGGGCTTGCATTTCAGCTTCAAAGCCTTTCATATCGACCGTTAAGCCTTTCTCGATCGCGACTTCTTCTGTGAGTTCCACCGGGAAGCCGTAAGTATCGTATAGCTCAAACGCATCTTTGCCAGAGATTTGCTTGGTTTCTCGGTTCAGAATTTCTTCGAGTAGTTTTTCGCCGCGATCGAGCGTTTTACGGAACCGTTCTTCTTCGATCTTGAGTTCCGATTTCACAACCGTTTCTTTCATCCGGACATTCGGATAAGCCGATTCAGAAAGCGCGATCGCAGTTTCGGCAACATCAGTTGTAAAATCTCGATCAATGCCAATCAATCGCCCTTGTCGAACGACCCGCCGGATTAATCGCCGCAGCACATAGCCCCGCCCTTCATTCGATGCCGTGATGCCGTCTGCAATCATATGCACGACTGCTCGAATGTGATCCCCAATGACTTTGAGCGAGACTTTTGTTGATTCATCTGCGGTTGAGTAGTCAATGCCAGCGATCTTTGCGGCAGTTTGAACGATCGGGAAAATCAAATCCGTTTCGTAGTTGTTCGGCACTTTCTGCAAAATCTGTGCCATCCGCTCTAAGCCCATTCCAGTATCAATGTTCTTATTCTGGAGTGGCGTTAAGTTTCCATCAATGTCCTGGTTGTATTGCATAAAAACCAGGTTGTAATACTCAATAAATCGCGTGTCGTCTTCGAGGTCGATATGGTCGTCTCCCAATTCTGGATGAAAGTCGTAATACAACTCTGAGCAAGGACCACACGGTCCTGTAGGCCCTGAATTCCAGAAATTATCTTTCGCACCCATGCGCTGAATTCGGTGAGCGGGAATTCCGACTTCATCTCGCCAGATTGCAAAGGCTTCGTCGTCTTCCTCAAAAACGCTGACGACAATCCGCTCCGGAGGCAAGCCGAACGTTTTCGTCGATAACTCCCATGCCCAAGCGATCGCTTGCGACTTGAAGTAGTCTCCAAAACTAAAGTTTCCCAACATCTCAAAGAAGGTGTGATGTCGAGCCGTCCGTCCGACATTCTCGATATCATTTGTCCGAATACACTTTTGAGAGGTCGTTGCCCGCGGAAATTCCGATTTTTGCTGACCCAGAAAAATCGGTTTGAAGGGAAGCATTCCCGCGATCGTTAACAGAACGGTTGGATCTTCAGGCACAAGCGACGCACTAGGCAACGGTTGATGTCCGCGCTGTGCAAAGAAATCAAGAAATGTTTGCCGAATTTGAGCGCCGCTGAGAGGAGTAGCCATTGAAGTCCAAAAAATTGATAAGTGCGATATTTATCTTATCTTGCCGCAGGTTGATTGACTTGATTGGCAATTTAGGGAAACTGGCAGCCAGGTTAACGATCGCCTTCTTCCCGTTTCTCCGAATGCTGCAATGTCAATAAATCTAGACATGCCAGTGCGATCGCAATTCGTTCATAGAATCGTCAGTTCTGGGCTTTGTGGCTCGCAATCAGAATGATTCAAAAGACCCAACGTTCTGCCAGTCTTCAGGAATCCCTTGTGATAGTAAAGCGTCAATACGATCGCAGTAAAGCTGAGCCATACGATCGTCAGGATGAATGCTAAGCACCTGCTCGAAACAAGTTTTAGCTTCTGTCAAGGCGCGATCTTGGTAGTAAGCAATCCCCTGCTGAAACTGAGGTAGAGTCCGGAGTTTTAGCGTTCGCATTGCTTCGACTTCAGCATTCAAGATCTCATACACAGAAATCGGCTCAGTCCGTCCTTTCACGATCGTATTGGCTAGAAAACGAACGTCATACGCTTCAGGATTGCTCAATTGTTCGAGCGTTTGCCCAGTAATCAGGAGAGCACTGCCATAAACTTTCGTCAGACCTTCTAATCGAGACGTGAGATTAACATTGTCAGAAAAAGCATCTCCTTGAATGCGGTTACTTTCCCCAACCATACCGAGCATCATATGCCCCACGTGAATTCCAATGCCAATCCGGATAGGGCGATCGCCTCTTGCTAAACGCTGTTGGTTATATTCCCAAACGCGCTGATGCTTGGCAATTCCAGCAGCGATCGCATCATCGGCTCCATCCGGAAAAACTGCCATCATGCCATCGCCTAAGAACTTGACGATAATGCCATAGTGATTGCGAATTTCAGGGCTGACTCGTTTGAGGTAAGCATTGATAAAGTCAAAGTTTTCGCGGGGAGACATGTTCTCAGAAATCGTCGTAAAAGAACGAATGTCACTAAACATCACTGCCATGGTTTTACTAACAAAGTCGCCCAGCTGAACATCAATCACACTATCTTTTCGTAGAAATTGCAGATACTCCTCTGGAAAAAACCGAGCTAGAGAATCCTTTAATCGCTCCAGTTCAGCCTCTCGAACTTTCACCGTTTTGACCATCTGGGTGAAAACGCGTGCCAGTTGTCCTAGCTCATCTTGTCGATCGACTACTTCATCTAACTGCTTTGCCTCGAACTGATTTTGCTCCACAGCAAAAGCTGCGTCCGTAATTTTATTCACTTGTTCAATATAAAGTGCCTGTTCCTCATTTTCCTGGCGGAGTAGCGCTTCTGCCTCTTCGCGCTTGAGCAAGTTGGTGTAAGCTCTAGAGTGATAGCGGATTCGAGCCAGGAGTTCAACGCGATCGGGCAATTTAACCAGATAATCGTTTGCCCCGTACTCAAAAGCTTGAGCTTTAATCACGGGATCTTCCTTGCTCGATAAAACAATTAAGGGAATCTGATGAGTCGGTGCATCTGACGATCGTAAAAGTCGAACGAGCAACAGCCCTTCTATTTGGGGCATGACGAGATCTTGGAGAATCACAGTCGGACGGCAAGTTTGCACCACTTTTAATGTTTGCAGTGGATTATTACAGTAGTGAAAGCTGATATCGGGTTCTGAAGCAAGCATCTGCTGCACTGCTTCTGCGATGATGGTTTGGTCGTCAATGAGTAAGACTGTAATCGGCTCGTTCATAGGACATCACGAATGTTTTGCAGTTAAGTGGCGAGCAATTTCTGTTGGAGTCCAAACTTCTGATGCGGCATGTAGCTCGATCGCTGCTTTTGGCATCCCATACACAACGCTACTCGCTTCATCTTGAGCGATCGTGTACCAACCTTGTTGCTGAAGCAGGCTTAATCCCTCGGCTCCATCACGCCCCATTCCAGTCAATAGAATTGCGGTTCCAGGCGGTCGCCAGTACTGTGCCAAACTCTTAAACAGAACATTCACAGAGGGACGGTAAGGATAGTAAAGCGGTTCTTTCACATAAGCTAAAGTACGATTTGACTGCATCGCTAAATGATCATCCGTACAAGCAACAAAGGCTGTGGCGCTCGTCAATCGATCTCCGGTCATAGCTTTTTTTACCGTCAGTGCTGTTTGATCATTCAGCCAATCGATCAAGCCTTCGGCAAACTGTGCATCAATATGCTGAACAATCAGAATGGCTGCATCAAAGCTAGCGGGTAGGGGAGCCAGAATCGTTGCTAGAGCTTTAGGACCACCTGTCGATGCACCGATCGCTATTAGATCAGGCGCAGTAGAAACAGACGGCATAAAAGACCGAGTCGGAGTTGTGCGAATCATAGTAGAAGGGTGAGCAGATTTGCAGATCAGTTTCTCGATCGTTGAAATTTTACGAAGCAGGGCTTGCGTCATTTCGGGATCGCCGGAACTGCCGAGAATCGGCGTATTCACGACATCTAGCGCACCATAACTCATCGCCTCAAATACTTTTGCTGCGCTCTGTTTCATGTCGGCAGTCACAATCAGAATCGCACAGGGGGCTTTCTGCATGATCTGCTGAGTTGCTTCAACGCCATCCATCACAGGCATGAACAAATCCATTAAAATCAGGTCAGGGGTGTCCTGAATACATTTCGCGATCGCTTCTGCTCCATTCTTTGCAATCCAAACGACTTGATAGTCCGCGACAGAGAGTAGAACTCGCCGCATCGCCTCAATCGCAATCACCATATCGTTTACAATTGCAATTCTCATCTCTTCTACTCGCCAATTAGGTCAGTAACCGCTCGAATCAACGTATCGTCATGAAAGCTATTTTTAGTCAGATAGTAATCTGCCCCTGCTTCTAATCCTTGAATTCGATCGTCTTCGCGATCGCGATAAGACACAACAATCACCGGAATTGCGTGAAACCGGGAATGTTGTTTAATCGCTTTGATCAACTCAATGCCATTCATTCGCGGCATATCAATATCACTAATCACGAGATCATAAGGGTAAGACCTGACCGCATTCCATCCTTCCATACCATCGACTGCAATATCGACGACATAGCCATGATTTTGAAGTAGCTTCCGTTCGAGTTCTCGCACGGTGATCGAATCATCAACGACTAAGACTCGTTTTGCATTCTGCTGATGTTGCAGCGATCGGGGTTCGCTGACTTTTGCAAGGCGCGTATTTTGTAAGAGTCGATTGGTGGAGCGAATGAGGTCAGACACATCTAGAATCAGCACAAGAGAACCATCATTCATCAATGCTGCTGCACTCACATCCTGAACTTTTCCGAGTCGCGGATCAAGCGGACGCACAACCAGTTCTTTCTCTCCCAAACAGCGATCGACGATCAAACCATAAGTAGCAGATTGATCACTGAGCATCACCACCCAAGAGCGTTCAGAAGTGCCCGTTGGACGAGATAAATCTAGTACCTGGTAGAGCGGAATTAGTCCAATATTATTCTGATCAAAGGTGAAGTATTGACGATTTTCAGCCGTAAAAATCTCAGACTGCTCTACTGTGACAATCTGATCAATGCGCGACAATGGGAATGCATAAACTTCTCCTGCGACATCGACGAGTAAAGTTCGGACAACTGAGAGGGTCAGCGGCAACTGAAAGTAAAACCCTGTTCCTTTGCCTGGCTGAGAAGTCACCCGCACTGTTCCGCCGACTTCCTGCGCCATACTTTTAACAATATCGAGTCCAACGCCTCGACCGGATAGTTCAGTCACTTGTTCTGATAGAGAGAACCCAGGTAGAAATAGGAATTCCATCAATTCGCTGTGACTCAGTTTTGCGGCTATCTCTGGAGCTACAAGCTGTCGGGCAATGATTGCTTGCCGCAATTTCTGAGTATCAATTCCTATTCCATCATCCGTAATTGCGATCGCGAGCATTCCACCCCGATGAGCGGCTTCGATCTGGATTGTTCCCTCAGCAGATTTGCCTGCTGCAACGCGCGTTTCAGGGGACTCAATCCCATGATCGATCGCATTGCGTAAGATGTGCGTGATCGGGGCTTCTAATCTGGCGAGAATATCACGATCGACCGAAGTTGTTTGACCGATAATTTCTAGTTTGACCTGTTTATTGAGACTACGAGCTAGGTCACGTACCATCCGAGGAAAGTTTTGCATTCCTTCTTCAAAGGGTCGCATATGAGAAGTAATGACTTCCTGGTAAAGACGCTCGGATAAATTGGTGGTACGACGAATAAAATCTTCGAGTTCTGATAAGCGATCGCTGAGGAGATTTCGGCATTGCTGCTCCTGCTGGCGAACTGTTTCAAATAATGCTTGAGTCACTTTATTCGACATCGCATTTACATGCTGCTCTAAGGTTTCTAGAGTCGTTGAGAGTTCAATTTGTCGCGATCGTACCTGCCTCAAGCTATCCGCAAAAGCAGGTAAAGCATTTGCCTCAATCAGCGATTCTCCTGCCAGTCCCATCATACGAGTCAGATTATCTGCACTCACCCGCACAACTCGCTGAGAAGAGGGAGCACTATCCTGAGTTGATGAGTCAGACGAGTTCAGATCTTTGCCGTTTTGGATCGGAGAAAGCTGATTCAGGTTGAGACTCTGCGGCGGCGATGCTATCGGGAGTAAGGCAACATCAGAGACTTGTGCGGGGGATTGTCGTAGGGTTTGAATGCTCGATTGTACAGCCGCGATCGCGGCTTGGTGGTGCTCGATCCAGTTCGGTAAATCCTGATCACTGACTTGGCTAAGATACTGCAAGAGATCAACACCACTCAGCAATGAATCAACGAGTTCAGCAGTCAGGGTTAAGCTACGATTCTGAGCCGCGACAAAGCAATCTTCCATCGTATGAGCTAAACCGACTGCCGCATCAATGCCGACAATTCGCGCTGCACCCTTAATCGAGTGAGCCGCACGCATTAATGCTTCTAAAGGTTGGGTCACTGTCGGATTTGCTTCTAAGGTCAGTAACTCTTGATTGAGGGTTTTGGCTTGTTCTTCAACCTCTAAACGAAACAGATCCATCATCTGGGAATCAACCAGAGCAAGAGAAACATTGCTTTGAGTCCGGGAATCTGGAGTAAGGGGTAAGGAATCTGTTGTCGGACTTGTCTGGATTTCTACGATCGCTTGCTGGTGATTTGCAATCCAATTGTGACGCTCTGAGTCCTCTAATAAGCTCATTTCAAGTAGCCAATCTGCTGATTGAATCAAGCGATCGCACTCTATACTGTCCAAACGCTTTTCAGGCTGAATGATTTTCAATCGGCTCTGCATCGCTTCAGAGAGCGTAACAGCTGCTTCTACTTCGACAATCTGCGCTAACCCATGCACCGTTTCTAAAGCATGAAGTGCATCTTGGATCTCATTTGCAGACGGAGACTGATGCTCAAACAGCATAAAATTCTGCTTCAGGCGAGTGACCTGAACCTTCACTTCTTGGCGAAATAGTTCTAGCATCGAGTAGTCGGACATAGGTTTAGAGTAACCGACGATCAAGAGTATCGAGCAGAGAATCAATCTCCAGATAATTGACCTTTCCGTTAGTCCAGTCAATCATCCCTGCGGTATAGGCTTGGCTTGCTTTGGCAATGACAACAGGTGGATCTCGCAGTTCAGATGGATCAAATCGATGCACACAATACACTTCGTCTACTGGAAAGACCCAAAGCGGTCTGTGCTGCCCAACGACCATCATTCGCTTTAAATTCAAACGACTATAAGTTGGATCAATCGGCATTTCAACTTGGAGAAACTGACTTAATGAGACACAGGGCAAAATTTCGCCTCGACAATTGACTAATCCTAGAAACGGGTCATTGCTGCGATGCGGCAGTGTGTGAATGGGAATAGGACGAATAACCTCTTGCAGAAGACACACAGGTAAGGCAAAACGCTCACTCCCAAGACGAAAAATCATCGCAGATAGAGTTTGTCGAACCTGGCTGATTTCAAGCAGATCGGATTGTGATCTGGAAAGCTGCGATTCGAGCGGTTGTGCCAGCGTTTGTGTCCATTCTTGCAGGTAATCGAATGGAATTTCACGATCGAGTAAGCTACGTCCGCCTGCGCTGTACATCGGACAGTTTCGACAATGCTGCACGTTTTCTAGGCGTTCACAAGAACGATCGCCTTCAACACCAATCTGATTCCAGCAGTTCTCGATCGCCATTACACTTTAAATTGAGAAATTTCTCGTTGTAGCCCCTGCGCTGCATCATCAAGCTGAGTCAGCGCATTATTCGTCTCTTGAAGGGATTGCATTGTTTGCAAGTGAGCATCACTCAATTGAGCGATCGCGATACTAATTTGCTCGGCACCATGATATTGCTCATCCATACGCTGAGTAATCGTTGCAAACTGGGGCGCAAGTCCTTGGACTTCTTGAATAAAGCTCGCAATCTGGTGGCTAATGTCTCCGACTTCATAGACATACTGCGTCACCTCGCGGCT is part of the Leptolyngbya boryana PCC 6306 genome and harbors:
- a CDS encoding cytochrome P450 family protein yields the protein MEVKDLTQCPVKDIVNVYLSKSAMNRSKDPRQNRLFYSMSPVGHRFLENIDSEDPQFEAISSLAKQVSKVLESNCKQGFENRLKAYWASNLPAYPVCSIRDSAFGAVLDEVWFAFFARACPNPDLVVKAAHNILMVVKNRETVDIKSRRNAIALVADAVKLGLNPQLELQEIELQETFTNIHEVIFALIVSSVDELSEGFAHTVIALAQHAPTPTSLDEFALAFYEALRLYPLFTRSTRPSNDNTCLYSLNYVNYHRRTDIFGKDALQYNWQRWQAKNWLGQTFIFGVASNRSCPGRGSAIEMVPRMVQVWMQTYQTQSYIRHTRNLPCGGLAIVTPIGKRVPWFLSWLHFGAWIYSHASFCLIQRAWVNHQNAKASNKRREADHYYASLKALRIPAAASHGSVQPSRLSAKS
- a CDS encoding DUF924 family protein, encoding MNQPTSMHQVLNYWFEYCPSNAVLAQLPNLNDSFDRWFGGKEDDIQQSLWDSVSPETETWTDTLEGQLARVILYDQITRGCFRRTARAFAFDEQALFWANRFLESTPLGDMGLASPICLSHQFMVLICLSHSENKETQERSLHLSQQFAQEVLTQNWLSEKVKQQLAQVDPEAQQHHKVIQHFGRFPHRNRALNRQSTPEEEQFLQGNLPQWMYSQQQSL
- the alaS gene encoding alanine--tRNA ligase, whose translation is MATPLSGAQIRQTFLDFFAQRGHQPLPSASLVPEDPTVLLTIAGMLPFKPIFLGQQKSEFPRATTSQKCIRTNDIENVGRTARHHTFFEMLGNFSFGDYFKSQAIAWAWELSTKTFGLPPERIVVSVFEEDDEAFAIWRDEVGIPAHRIQRMGAKDNFWNSGPTGPCGPCSELYYDFHPELGDDHIDLEDDTRFIEYYNLVFMQYNQDIDGNLTPLQNKNIDTGMGLERMAQILQKVPNNYETDLIFPIVQTAAKIAGIDYSTADESTKVSLKVIGDHIRAVVHMIADGITASNEGRGYVLRRLIRRVVRQGRLIGIDRDFTTDVAETAIALSESAYPNVRMKETVVKSELKIEEERFRKTLDRGEKLLEEILNRETKQISGKDAFELYDTYGFPVELTEEVAIEKGLTVDMKGFEAEMQAQRQRGRDAHKTIDLTVQGTLDTLAENLQGTEFLGYKQPSTQAEIQLLLVNGEPVDRVEAGTDVQVILNQTPFYAESGGQIGDRGYLSGEDLVIRVEDVKKESAFFVHFGRVERGTVRSGDKVTAQIDLSCRRRAAANHSATHLLQAALRKIVDEGISQAGSLVDFDRLRFDFNYSKPLTSEQIQQIEEQINTWIAEGHQAEIAVMPIADAKAKGAIAMFGEKYGDEVRVIDFPGVSMELCGGTHVANTAEIGLFKIVSETGVAAGIRRIEAISGASVLEYLNVRDSVVKDLSDRFKSKPEEIPDRITALQTELKNTQKQLEAVKGQLAIAKADQLLAEVDTVGDFKVLVSQLEAVDPASLQKAAEQLLQKMGEGAVVLGSVPEAGKVSFVAAFSPAVVKQGMQAGKLVGAIAKICGGGGGGRPNLAQAGGRDASKLSEALTEAKNQLKAGLVK
- a CDS encoding response regulator; amino-acid sequence: MNEPITVLLIDDQTIIAEAVQQMLASEPDISFHYCNNPLQTLKVVQTCRPTVILQDLVMPQIEGLLLVRLLRSSDAPTHQIPLIVLSSKEDPVIKAQAFEYGANDYLVKLPDRVELLARIRYHSRAYTNLLKREEAEALLRQENEEQALYIEQVNKITDAAFAVEQNQFEAKQLDEVVDRQDELGQLARVFTQMVKTVKVREAELERLKDSLARFFPEEYLQFLRKDSVIDVQLGDFVSKTMAVMFSDIRSFTTISENMSPRENFDFINAYLKRVSPEIRNHYGIIVKFLGDGMMAVFPDGADDAIAAGIAKHQRVWEYNQQRLARGDRPIRIGIGIHVGHMMLGMVGESNRIQGDAFSDNVNLTSRLEGLTKVYGSALLITGQTLEQLSNPEAYDVRFLANTIVKGRTEPISVYEILNAEVEAMRTLKLRTLPQFQQGIAYYQDRALTEAKTCFEQVLSIHPDDRMAQLYCDRIDALLSQGIPEDWQNVGSFESF
- the cheB gene encoding chemotaxis response regulator protein-glutamate methylesterase; the encoded protein is MRIAIVNDMVIAIEAMRRVLLSVADYQVVWIAKNGAEAIAKCIQDTPDLILMDLFMPVMDGVEATQQIMQKAPCAILIVTADMKQSAAKVFEAMSYGALDVVNTPILGSSGDPEMTQALLRKISTIEKLICKSAHPSTMIRTTPTRSFMPSVSTAPDLIAIGASTGGPKALATILAPLPASFDAAILIVQHIDAQFAEGLIDWLNDQTALTVKKAMTGDRLTSATAFVACTDDHLAMQSNRTLAYVKEPLYYPYRPSVNVLFKSLAQYWRPPGTAILLTGMGRDGAEGLSLLQQQGWYTIAQDEASSVVYGMPKAAIELHAASEVWTPTEIARHLTAKHS